In Bombus huntii isolate Logan2020A chromosome 9, iyBomHunt1.1, whole genome shotgun sequence, a single window of DNA contains:
- the LOC126869549 gene encoding elongation factor G, mitochondrial, which yields MSIITVLRYDMNLKSLRSRSHILKNSLQCLSSFAKYAEHKPLEKIRNIGISAHIDSGKTTLTERILFYTGRIAKMHEVRGKDNVGATMDSMELERQRGITIQSAATYTLWKDHNINIIDTPGHVDFTVEVERALRVLDGAILVLCAVGGVQSQTITVDRQMRRYNVPRLAFINKLDRLGANHKRTLEQLRGKLNLNAAFLQLPIGLESKNRGVADLIHQKALYFEGDFGEVIREDEIPSDMRTEVRDKRQELIEHLSNVDEKLGEMYLNEMQILEKDITDAIRRSCIQRTFVPVLVGTALKNRGVQPLLDAVVDYLPNPGEVENYAFEHEKEASRILLNSERSDERPFIGLAFKLEAGKFGQLTYFRCYQGMVKKGDTLYNTRTKKKVRIQRLVRLHANQMEDVTTVYAGDIFALFGIDCASGDTFVNDPDLQLSMESIYVPEPVVSMSIQVKNSKDRENFAKGISRFTKEDPTLRYHYDPDNKESLVSGMGELHLEIYSQRLEREFNCPVILGKPKVSFRETLRAPVEFDYLHKKQSGGAGQYARVIGVLEPLPPEKNTELLFCDETIGTNVPKQFIPGVERGFRTMCEKGFLTGHKVAGVKFRLIDGMHHCVDSSELAFFLAGQGAIKDSYFNGSWQVLEPIMSVEITVPIEYQGTVMAQIIKRHGILINTDNNEGWSVLKAEVPLNDMFGYIGELRSNTQGKGEFTMEYARYTPCLQEVEERLIREYQIANNLIPETQRKQN from the exons ATGTCTATTATAACAGTTCTAAGGTACGACATGAATTTAAAATCATTGCGTTCTCGTTCTCATATTTTAAAG AATAGTTTGCAGTGTTTGTCCTCATTTGCAAAATATGCAGAACATAAACCCTtggaaaaaattcgaaatattgGTATTTCAGCACACATTGATTCTGGAAAAACCACCTTGACTGAACGTATACTATTTTATACTGGAAGAATAGCTAAAATGCATGAG gtGAGAGGTAAAGATAATGTTGGAGCGACAATGGACAGTATGGAATTAGAGAGACAGAGGGGAATTACAATTCAATCTGCTGCAACTTATACTTTGTGGAAAGatcataatattaatattatcgaTACCCCTGGTCATGTGGATTTTACAGTGGAAGTAGAACGAGCTTTACGTGTTCTAGATGGAGCTATATTAGTATTATGTGCTGTAGGTGGTGTCCAATCACAAACTATAACTGTAGATCGTCAAATGAGAAGGTATAATGTACCTCGTCTagcatttattaataaattggacAGATTAGGTGCTAATCATAAAAGAACATTGGAACAGTTAAGAGGAAAATTAAATCTCAATGCTGCATTTCTGCAATTACCTATTGGTTTAGAAAGCAAAAATAGAGGAGTAGCAGATTTAATTCATCAAAAAGCTTTATACTTTGAAGGAGACTTTGGTGAAGTTATAAGAGAAGATGAAATTCCATCAGACATGAGAACag AGGTACGAGATAAAAGACAAGAGTTAATTGAACACTTGAGCAATGTTGATGAAAAACTTGGAGAAATGTATTTAAACGAAATGCAAATACTTGAAAAAGACATAACAGATGCTATCAGAAGAAGTTGTATACAAAGAACTTTTGTGCCAGTACTGGTTGGGACTGCTTTAAAAAATAGAGGTGTTCAACCATTACTAGATGCAGTTGTGGACTATTTACCGAATCCTGGAGAAGTAGAAAACTATGCATTTGAGCATGA AAAGGAAGCTAGTCGAATTCTATTGAATTCAGAAAGGAGTGATGAGCGTCCTTTTATTGGATTAGCATTTAAATTGGAAGCTGGTAAATTTGGTCAATTAACTTATTTTCGCTGTTACCAAGGGATGGTAAAAAAAGGAGATACTTTATATAATacaagaacaaaaaaaaaa GTTCGAATTCAAAGGTTAGTAAGACTTCACGCAAATCAGATGGAAGATGTGACCACAGTTTATGCAGGTGACATTTTTGCTTTATTCGGAATAGATTGTGCGTCAGGTGATACATTTGTTAATGATCCTGATCTGCAATTGTCAATGGAATCTATTTATGTACCTGAGCCTGTGGTATCTATGTCTATTCaagtaaaaaattcaaaagatAGAGAAAATTTTGCAAAAGGCATCTCACGCTTCACAAAAGAAGATCCTACTTTAAGGTATCACTATGATCCAGACAACAag GAATCTTTGGTTTCTGGAATGGGCGAGTTACATCTAGAAATCTATTCTCAAAGACTCGAACGTGAATTTAACTGTCCTGTTATACTTGGAAAGCCAAAAGTTTCGTTTCGTGAGACATTACGTGCGCCCGTCGAATTCGATTATCTTCATAAAAAGCAATCAGGAGGAGCTGGTCAATACGCTCGAGTAATTGGTGTATTAGAG CCACTACCGCCAGAAAAAAATACCGAACTTTTATTTTGTGATGAAACGATTGGGACAAATGTTCCAAAACAATTTATTCCGGGTGTAGAAAGAGGATTTAGAACTATGTGTGAAAAGGGATTTCTCACAGGTCATAAAGTAGCGGGTGTTAAATTTCGGCTAATAGATGGTATGCATCATTGCGTGGATTCTTCCGAACTTGCATTTTTCCTTGCTGGACAAGGTGCAATAAAAGATTCATATTTCAACGGATCATGGCAAGTTTTAGAACCAATTATGTCGGTGGAAATAACGGTTCCTATAGAATATCAG GGAACGGTTATGGCACAAATAATTAAACGGCATGGTATCCTGATTAATACGGACAACAATGAGGGATGGTCTGTATTAAAAGCAGAAGTTCCATTAAATGATATGTTTGGATATATTGGGGAATTACGATCTAATACTCAAGGAAAAGGAGAGTTTACCATGGAATATGCAAGATACACACCTTGTCTACAAGAAGTGGAAGAACGACTAATAAGAGAATATCAAATagcaaataatttaattccAGAAACGCAGCGAAAACAAAATTAG